One Notolabrus celidotus isolate fNotCel1 chromosome 18, fNotCel1.pri, whole genome shotgun sequence DNA window includes the following coding sequences:
- the LOC117830489 gene encoding cytochrome c oxidase assembly factor 3 homolog, mitochondrial isoform X3, which produces MADKTPKEPSAPVATRIDPMKEGLSQEQIHFIRQVELQQWKKKTQKLRARNVVTGLAIGALVLGICILVLRSSVITRKHCAEEVC; this is translated from the exons ATGGCTGACAAGACGCCGAAAGAACCCAGCGCTCCCGTTGCGACCAGGATAGACCCCATGAAAGAGGGTCTTTCTCAGGAGCAGATCCACTTCATCAGACAGGTAGAGCTCCAgcagtggaagaagaagacgcaGAAGCTGCGCGCACGAAACGTTGTGACAGGACTCGCCATTGGAGCGCTCGTGCTGGGAATCTGTATCCTTGTCCTGCGCAGTAGCGTCATCACAAG GAAGCACTGTGCAGAAGAGGTGTGTTAA
- the LOC117830489 gene encoding cytochrome c oxidase assembly factor 3 homolog, mitochondrial isoform X2, with protein MADKTPKEPSAPVATRIDPMKEGLSQEQIHFIRQVELQQWKKKTQKLRARNVVTGLAIGALVLGICILVLRSSVITRRLHILLSLPGADYG; from the exons ATGGCTGACAAGACGCCGAAAGAACCCAGCGCTCCCGTTGCGACCAGGATAGACCCCATGAAAGAGGGTCTTTCTCAGGAGCAGATCCACTTCATCAGACAGGTAGAGCTCCAgcagtggaagaagaagacgcaGAAGCTGCGCGCACGAAACGTTGTGACAGGACTCGCCATTGGAGCGCTCGTGCTGGGAATCTGTATCCTTGTCCTGCGCAGTAGCGTCATCACAAG ACGGCTACACATTCTACTCAGTCTCCCAGGAGCGGATTATGGATGA
- the LOC117830489 gene encoding cytochrome c oxidase assembly factor 3 homolog, mitochondrial isoform X1, giving the protein MADKTPKEPSAPVATRIDPMKEGLSQEQIHFIRQVELQQWKKKTQKLRARNVVTGLAIGALVLGIYGYTFYSVSQERIMDEMDEEAKRRTQGPKTGAN; this is encoded by the exons ATGGCTGACAAGACGCCGAAAGAACCCAGCGCTCCCGTTGCGACCAGGATAGACCCCATGAAAGAGGGTCTTTCTCAGGAGCAGATCCACTTCATCAGACAGGTAGAGCTCCAgcagtggaagaagaagacgcaGAAGCTGCGCGCACGAAACGTTGTGACAGGACTCGCCATTGGAGCGCTCGTGCTGGGAATCT ACGGCTACACATTCTACTCAGTCTCCCAGGAGCGGATTATGGATGAGATGGACGAAGAAGCCAAGCGAAGGACGCAGGGACCAAAGACTGGAGCCAACTGA